The following are from one region of the Oreochromis aureus strain Israel breed Guangdong linkage group 1, ZZ_aureus, whole genome shotgun sequence genome:
- the LOC116314689 gene encoding tropomyosin alpha-1 chain-like isoform X1 has product MDAIKKKMQMLKLDKENALDRAEQAESDKKASEDRSKQLEDDLVALQKKLKATEDELDKYSEALKEAQEKLELAEKKATDAEGDVASLNRRIQLVEEELDRAQERLATALTKLEEAEKAADESERGMKVIENRAMKDEEKMELQEIQLKEAKHIAEEADRKYEEVARKLVIIEGDLERTEERAELSEGKCSELEEELKTVQNNLKSLEAQAEKYSQKEDKYEEEIKVLTDKLKEAETRAEFAERSVAKLEKTIDDLEDELYAQKLKYKAISEELDHALNDMTSI; this is encoded by the exons ATGGATGCCATCAAGAAGAAGATGCAGATGCTCAAGCTCGACAAGGAGAACGCCTTGGACAGAGCTGAGCAGGCCGAGTCAGATAAGAAAGCATCTGAGGACAGAAGCAAACAG CTTGAGGATGACCTGGTAGCactgcagaagaagctgaaggcAACTGAGGATGAGTTGGACAAATACTCTGAAGCCCTGAAGGAGGCCCAGGAGAAATTGGAGCTCGCAGAGAAGAAAGCCACAGAT GCAGAGGGTGATGTAGCTTCCCTGAACAGACGTATCCAGCTGGTTGAGGAGGAGTTGGACCGTGCTCAGGAGCGTCTGGCCACAGCTCTGACCAAGCTGGAGGAAGCTGAGAAGGCTGCTGATGAGAGCGAGAG AGGCATGAAGGTCATTGAGAACAGGGCAATGAAGGACGAGGagaagatggagctgcaggaGATCCAGCTGAAGGAGGCCAAACACATCGCTGAGGAGGCTGACCGCAAATATGAGGAG GTCGCTCGTAAGCTGGTGATCATTGAGGGTGACTTGGAACGTACAGAAGAGCGTGCTGAGCTGTCTGAGGG CAAATGCTCTGAGCTTGAGGAGGAGCTGAAAACTGTGCAGAACAACCTGAAGTCTCTGGAGGCCCAGGCAGAAAAG TACTCACAGAAGGAGGACAAGTACGAGGAGGAGATCAAGGTCCTGACAGACAAGCTAAAGGAG GCTGAGACCCGTGCCGAGTTTGCTGAGAGATCAGTCGCCAAGCTGGAGAAGACCATTGATGACCTTGAGG ATGAGCTGTATGCCCAGAAACTGAAGTACAAGGCCATCAGCGAGGAGCTGGACCACGCCCTCAACGACATGACTTCCAT CTAA
- the LOC116314689 gene encoding tropomyosin alpha-4 chain-like isoform X4 — MAGGSSLEAVKKKIKSLQEQADAAEDRAALLQRDLNQERSAREAAEGDVASLNRRIQLVEEELDRAQERLATALTKLEEAEKAADESERGMKVIENRAMKDEEKMELQEIQLKEAKHIAEEADRKYEEVARKLVIIEGDLERTEERAELSEGKCSELEEELKTVQNNLKSLEAQAEKYSQKEDKYEEEIKVLTDKLKEAETRAEFAERSVAKLEKTIDDLEDKLTRAKEEGLSIKQMLDQTLMEMVNI; from the exons atGGCCGGTGGGAGCTCCCTGGAAGcggtgaaaaagaaaatcaagtcGTTGCAGGAGCAGGCCGATGCGGCGGAGGACCGGGCGGCGTTACTACAGCGGGACCTGAACCAGGAGAGGAGTGCGAGGGAAGCA GCAGAGGGTGATGTAGCTTCCCTGAACAGACGTATCCAGCTGGTTGAGGAGGAGTTGGACCGTGCTCAGGAGCGTCTGGCCACAGCTCTGACCAAGCTGGAGGAAGCTGAGAAGGCTGCTGATGAGAGCGAGAG AGGCATGAAGGTCATTGAGAACAGGGCAATGAAGGACGAGGagaagatggagctgcaggaGATCCAGCTGAAGGAGGCCAAACACATCGCTGAGGAGGCTGACCGCAAATATGAGGAG GTCGCTCGTAAGCTGGTGATCATTGAGGGTGACTTGGAACGTACAGAAGAGCGTGCTGAGCTGTCTGAGGG CAAATGCTCTGAGCTTGAGGAGGAGCTGAAAACTGTGCAGAACAACCTGAAGTCTCTGGAGGCCCAGGCAGAAAAG TACTCACAGAAGGAGGACAAGTACGAGGAGGAGATCAAGGTCCTGACAGACAAGCTAAAGGAG GCTGAGACCCGTGCCGAGTTTGCTGAGAGATCAGTCGCCAAGCTGGAGAAGACCATTGATGACCTTGAGG ATAAACTCACACGTGCTAAAGAAGAGGGCCTGAGCATAAAGCAGATGCTGGATCAGACTCTAATGGAGATGGTTAACATTTGA
- the LOC116314689 gene encoding tropomyosin alpha-1 chain-like isoform X2: protein MDAIKKKMQMLKLDKENALDRAEQAESDKKASEDRSKQLEDDLVALQKKLKATEDELDKYSEALKEAQEKLELAEKKATDAEGDVASLNRRIQLVEEELDRAQERLATALTKLEEAEKAADESERGMKVIENRAMKDEEKMELQEIQLKEAKHIAEEADRKYEEVARKLVIIEGDLERTEERAELSEGKCSELEEELKTVQNNLKSLEAQAEKYSQKEDKYEEEIKVLTDKLKEAETRAEFAERSVAKLEKTIDDLEDKLTRAKEEGLSIKQMLDQTLMEMVNI, encoded by the exons ATGGATGCCATCAAGAAGAAGATGCAGATGCTCAAGCTCGACAAGGAGAACGCCTTGGACAGAGCTGAGCAGGCCGAGTCAGATAAGAAAGCATCTGAGGACAGAAGCAAACAG CTTGAGGATGACCTGGTAGCactgcagaagaagctgaaggcAACTGAGGATGAGTTGGACAAATACTCTGAAGCCCTGAAGGAGGCCCAGGAGAAATTGGAGCTCGCAGAGAAGAAAGCCACAGAT GCAGAGGGTGATGTAGCTTCCCTGAACAGACGTATCCAGCTGGTTGAGGAGGAGTTGGACCGTGCTCAGGAGCGTCTGGCCACAGCTCTGACCAAGCTGGAGGAAGCTGAGAAGGCTGCTGATGAGAGCGAGAG AGGCATGAAGGTCATTGAGAACAGGGCAATGAAGGACGAGGagaagatggagctgcaggaGATCCAGCTGAAGGAGGCCAAACACATCGCTGAGGAGGCTGACCGCAAATATGAGGAG GTCGCTCGTAAGCTGGTGATCATTGAGGGTGACTTGGAACGTACAGAAGAGCGTGCTGAGCTGTCTGAGGG CAAATGCTCTGAGCTTGAGGAGGAGCTGAAAACTGTGCAGAACAACCTGAAGTCTCTGGAGGCCCAGGCAGAAAAG TACTCACAGAAGGAGGACAAGTACGAGGAGGAGATCAAGGTCCTGACAGACAAGCTAAAGGAG GCTGAGACCCGTGCCGAGTTTGCTGAGAGATCAGTCGCCAAGCTGGAGAAGACCATTGATGACCTTGAGG ATAAACTCACACGTGCTAAAGAAGAGGGCCTGAGCATAAAGCAGATGCTGGATCAGACTCTAATGGAGATGGTTAACATTTGA
- the LOC116314689 gene encoding tropomyosin alpha-1 chain-like isoform X5: MDAIKKKMQMLKLDKENALDRAEQAESDKKASEDRSKQLEDDLVALQKKLKATEDELDKYSEALKEAQEKLELAEKKATDAEGDVASLNRRIQLVEEELDRAQERLATALTKLEEAEKAADESERGMKVIENRAMKDEEKMELQEIQLKEAKHIAEEADRKYEEVARKLVIIEGDLERTEERAELSEGKCSELEEELKTVQNNLKSLEAQAEKYSQKEDKYEEEIKVLTDKLKEAETRAEFAERSVAKLEKTIDDLEAKFSHSSLQKLLEHHPFSPVQHSPTFCLLCLFISLLPWQYCTLGLGCWSPFVHLSFRPLSHIALYKINIFPSMSSLSFSLAILLHFHLSFFVIVLPSLCFNLFCLVAFE, translated from the exons ATGGATGCCATCAAGAAGAAGATGCAGATGCTCAAGCTCGACAAGGAGAACGCCTTGGACAGAGCTGAGCAGGCCGAGTCAGATAAGAAAGCATCTGAGGACAGAAGCAAACAG CTTGAGGATGACCTGGTAGCactgcagaagaagctgaaggcAACTGAGGATGAGTTGGACAAATACTCTGAAGCCCTGAAGGAGGCCCAGGAGAAATTGGAGCTCGCAGAGAAGAAAGCCACAGAT GCAGAGGGTGATGTAGCTTCCCTGAACAGACGTATCCAGCTGGTTGAGGAGGAGTTGGACCGTGCTCAGGAGCGTCTGGCCACAGCTCTGACCAAGCTGGAGGAAGCTGAGAAGGCTGCTGATGAGAGCGAGAG AGGCATGAAGGTCATTGAGAACAGGGCAATGAAGGACGAGGagaagatggagctgcaggaGATCCAGCTGAAGGAGGCCAAACACATCGCTGAGGAGGCTGACCGCAAATATGAGGAG GTCGCTCGTAAGCTGGTGATCATTGAGGGTGACTTGGAACGTACAGAAGAGCGTGCTGAGCTGTCTGAGGG CAAATGCTCTGAGCTTGAGGAGGAGCTGAAAACTGTGCAGAACAACCTGAAGTCTCTGGAGGCCCAGGCAGAAAAG TACTCACAGAAGGAGGACAAGTACGAGGAGGAGATCAAGGTCCTGACAGACAAGCTAAAGGAG GCTGAGACCCGTGCCGAGTTTGCTGAGAGATCAGTCGCCAAGCTGGAGAAGACCATTGATGACCTTGAGG CTAAATTCTCACACTCTTCACTCCAGAAGCTGCTTGAGCATCATCCTTTCTCTCCTGTGCAGCACAGCCCTACTTTCTGTCTCCTTTGTCTATTTATTTCTTTACTGCCCTGGCAGTACTGCACATTGGGCCTTGGCTGCTGGAGTCCATTTGTccatctgtctttcagaccttTGAGCCACATTGctttatataaaataaacatttttccatCTATGTCatccctttctttttctctcgcAATACTTCTTCATTTCCATTTGtccttttttgttattgttttaccttctttgtgttttaatttattctgtttagtAGCTTTTGAATAA
- the LOC116314689 gene encoding tropomyosin alpha-4 chain-like isoform X6 produces the protein MAGGSSLEAVKKKIKSLQEQADAAEDRAALLQRDLNQERSAREAAEGDVASLNRRIQLVEEELDRAQERLATALTKLEEAEKAADESERGMKVIENRAMKDEEKMELQEIQLKEAKHIAEEADRKYEEVARKLVIIEGDLERTEERAELSEGKCSELEEELKTVQNNLKSLEAQAEKYSQKEDKYEEEIKVLTDKLKEAETRAEFAERSVAKLEKTIDDLEAKFSHSSLQKLLEHHPFSPVQHSPTFCLLCLFISLLPWQYCTLGLGCWSPFVHLSFRPLSHIALYKINIFPSMSSLSFSLAILLHFHLSFFVIVLPSLCFNLFCLVAFE, from the exons atGGCCGGTGGGAGCTCCCTGGAAGcggtgaaaaagaaaatcaagtcGTTGCAGGAGCAGGCCGATGCGGCGGAGGACCGGGCGGCGTTACTACAGCGGGACCTGAACCAGGAGAGGAGTGCGAGGGAAGCA GCAGAGGGTGATGTAGCTTCCCTGAACAGACGTATCCAGCTGGTTGAGGAGGAGTTGGACCGTGCTCAGGAGCGTCTGGCCACAGCTCTGACCAAGCTGGAGGAAGCTGAGAAGGCTGCTGATGAGAGCGAGAG AGGCATGAAGGTCATTGAGAACAGGGCAATGAAGGACGAGGagaagatggagctgcaggaGATCCAGCTGAAGGAGGCCAAACACATCGCTGAGGAGGCTGACCGCAAATATGAGGAG GTCGCTCGTAAGCTGGTGATCATTGAGGGTGACTTGGAACGTACAGAAGAGCGTGCTGAGCTGTCTGAGGG CAAATGCTCTGAGCTTGAGGAGGAGCTGAAAACTGTGCAGAACAACCTGAAGTCTCTGGAGGCCCAGGCAGAAAAG TACTCACAGAAGGAGGACAAGTACGAGGAGGAGATCAAGGTCCTGACAGACAAGCTAAAGGAG GCTGAGACCCGTGCCGAGTTTGCTGAGAGATCAGTCGCCAAGCTGGAGAAGACCATTGATGACCTTGAGG CTAAATTCTCACACTCTTCACTCCAGAAGCTGCTTGAGCATCATCCTTTCTCTCCTGTGCAGCACAGCCCTACTTTCTGTCTCCTTTGTCTATTTATTTCTTTACTGCCCTGGCAGTACTGCACATTGGGCCTTGGCTGCTGGAGTCCATTTGTccatctgtctttcagaccttTGAGCCACATTGctttatataaaataaacatttttccatCTATGTCatccctttctttttctctcgcAATACTTCTTCATTTCCATTTGtccttttttgttattgttttaccttctttgtgttttaatttattctgtttagtAGCTTTTGAATAA
- the LOC116314689 gene encoding tropomyosin alpha-1 chain-like isoform X3 → MAGGSSLEAVKKKIKSLQEQADAAEDRAALLQRDLNQERSAREAAEGDVASLNRRIQLVEEELDRAQERLATALTKLEEAEKAADESERGMKVIENRAMKDEEKMELQEIQLKEAKHIAEEADRKYEEVARKLVIIEGDLERTEERAELSEGKCSELEEELKTVQNNLKSLEAQAEKYSQKEDKYEEEIKVLTDKLKEAETRAEFAERSVAKLEKTIDDLEDELYAQKLKYKAISEELDHALNDMTSI, encoded by the exons atGGCCGGTGGGAGCTCCCTGGAAGcggtgaaaaagaaaatcaagtcGTTGCAGGAGCAGGCCGATGCGGCGGAGGACCGGGCGGCGTTACTACAGCGGGACCTGAACCAGGAGAGGAGTGCGAGGGAAGCA GCAGAGGGTGATGTAGCTTCCCTGAACAGACGTATCCAGCTGGTTGAGGAGGAGTTGGACCGTGCTCAGGAGCGTCTGGCCACAGCTCTGACCAAGCTGGAGGAAGCTGAGAAGGCTGCTGATGAGAGCGAGAG AGGCATGAAGGTCATTGAGAACAGGGCAATGAAGGACGAGGagaagatggagctgcaggaGATCCAGCTGAAGGAGGCCAAACACATCGCTGAGGAGGCTGACCGCAAATATGAGGAG GTCGCTCGTAAGCTGGTGATCATTGAGGGTGACTTGGAACGTACAGAAGAGCGTGCTGAGCTGTCTGAGGG CAAATGCTCTGAGCTTGAGGAGGAGCTGAAAACTGTGCAGAACAACCTGAAGTCTCTGGAGGCCCAGGCAGAAAAG TACTCACAGAAGGAGGACAAGTACGAGGAGGAGATCAAGGTCCTGACAGACAAGCTAAAGGAG GCTGAGACCCGTGCCGAGTTTGCTGAGAGATCAGTCGCCAAGCTGGAGAAGACCATTGATGACCTTGAGG ATGAGCTGTATGCCCAGAAACTGAAGTACAAGGCCATCAGCGAGGAGCTGGACCACGCCCTCAACGACATGACTTCCAT CTAA